One segment of Mycolicibacterium sp. YH-1 DNA contains the following:
- a CDS encoding Rieske 2Fe-2S domain-containing protein, with amino-acid sequence MAKPPLSMKPTGWFQVAWSDQVGVGEVHAMKYFDTEMVAWRSASGQVTVMNAYCEHLGAHLGFGGHVEGEVIECPFHGWQWNSEGRNVCIPYEPRPNRGRRMRTYPVAERNESIYIWHDVEGREPFFEAPDVFASFADGSSAADYYPQQRLYRETLEMHPQYVLENGVDFAHFKFVHKTPIVPVFTRHDFADAVSYVDFTITFEGDDGQRIEDVNSGVEAINGGLGIAVTKSWGMIDNRTISAVTPVDDATSDVRFMVYIGRTPGKSDDPARQERARAKAAEFGDEVIRQFAQDIYIWSHQRYSDPPALSTSEYEGFTAIRKWAMQFYPDGRGGGAAKSDSGGSAADLASTNEKV; translated from the coding sequence TCAGGTCGCGTGGTCAGACCAGGTCGGTGTCGGCGAAGTGCACGCCATGAAGTACTTCGACACCGAGATGGTCGCGTGGCGCTCGGCGTCCGGCCAGGTGACCGTCATGAACGCCTACTGCGAGCATCTCGGCGCCCATCTCGGTTTCGGCGGCCATGTCGAGGGCGAGGTGATCGAATGCCCGTTCCACGGCTGGCAGTGGAACAGCGAGGGCCGCAACGTCTGTATCCCGTATGAGCCGCGCCCCAACCGGGGCCGCCGTATGCGGACCTACCCGGTGGCAGAGCGCAACGAGTCGATCTACATCTGGCACGACGTCGAGGGGCGCGAGCCGTTCTTCGAAGCCCCGGACGTTTTCGCGAGCTTCGCCGACGGCAGCAGCGCCGCCGACTACTACCCGCAACAGCGCCTGTACCGCGAGACCCTCGAGATGCACCCGCAGTACGTGCTCGAGAACGGTGTCGACTTCGCGCACTTCAAGTTCGTGCACAAGACGCCGATCGTGCCGGTGTTCACCCGCCACGACTTCGCCGACGCGGTGTCCTACGTGGACTTCACCATCACGTTCGAAGGCGATGACGGCCAGCGGATCGAGGACGTCAACAGTGGCGTCGAGGCCATCAACGGCGGTCTGGGCATCGCGGTGACCAAGAGCTGGGGGATGATCGACAACCGCACGATCTCAGCAGTCACGCCGGTCGACGACGCCACCTCGGATGTGCGCTTCATGGTCTACATCGGGCGCACGCCCGGCAAGTCCGACGATCCCGCACGCCAGGAGCGGGCGCGAGCGAAAGCAGCGGAGTTCGGCGACGAGGTCATCCGCCAGTTCGCCCAGGACATATACATCTGGAGTCACCAGCGCTACTCGGATCCGCCGGCCCTGTCGACATCGGAGTACGAGGGCTTCACCGCGATCCGGAAGTGGGCCATGCAGTTCTATCCAGATGGTCGCGGCGGCGGTGCCGCCAAATCAGACTCCGGCGGCAGCGCCGCCGACCTCGCGTCAACCAACGAGAAGGTTTGA